TGTTTATCTTGTGCTATTTCTCCTTCAAAACAATATCTTTCATTACCATTGGTGATAACTCCTGAAAAATGCCAAGAATGAATGCGGTAAACTTGTTTGACAATTCCTTTATAAACTGCAAAACCATAATCTGCATTTTCTCGACGCTCTTTTAATACCCAATTTCCTCTTGTAGCGTCATAAAGTTCTTCGGGAGATAAATCAGGCGAATAAGTTTTAGTAATACGAAATAAAATGGCTGATTCTGTAATATTTAGACGATTAGAAGATAAAGATACATTTTGAGTATTTTGATTGTTATTTGTTGATGCAGTTAATCTATTAAAAGAATTATTATTTTTCTCATTTTCAATTATTTCTTGACCTTGATAATAAGCCCATTTTTCGTGATAACCTAGTGCTTGACCAATAACTTTTAATTTTTCTAAGTCTAAATCAAATTTACTTCTAATTTGATGATAAACCCAAACTCTTTGATAATTTTTTTCTTTTTGTATATTTAATAATCGCTTTAATTCTTCTTCAAAATTTGAGGGTTTACTATTAATATCTTCTTGATTATTTATTGGATTATTTTCTGCTTTGATTTCAGGTTGATTGACTGAAAATGAATTGTAGATATGTTCTAATTTTTGATGAACCTGAGTGAGAAAAATAATATCCATTACGGCATATTTTATCTGTTTTTCTGTTAGAGGACGCATTGCCCAATCGCTTCCTTGTTCATTTTCTTCAATGGTAAAACCACATAAATAGCTCGCTAAGGTTTTTAATTGTCTGTTGGATGTTCCTAATTGTTCTAAAGATAATTTTTGAGATAACTTATAAGTACAGAAAATATTTTGAACTTGATTTGTTCCTCCTAAAAACTTTACATCATAAGAAGCATTATGAAAAACTTTTTGGATATTTTCATTAACCATTATTGTTTGAATAAAGTAGTCTATTAAATGGTTTTTATCTAATAAATCTAAAAGATAAATGGATTCCCCTGTTAAGTCATTAGGGTTAGCGGTTATTTGTAATAGAGATAGTCTTTTTTTCGGTTTATCCCAGTCGGCGGTTTCGGTGTCAAGCCAAAGAATAGAATTATTGCTAAGTTGATCAATAGTTTGTTTAATTATTTCTTCATCTTCTAAATACTGATATTTGATTACATTTTCTTTTCTTTCGGATTCTTCCTCTATAATTTTTTGTGTTTTTGATTCTGGTAAAGTTGTCAGTATTTCAGATTCTTGCTCTTTTTCTTCTATAATTTCTGATGTTTCTGATTCTGACAAGATTGTCGATATTTCAGATTCTTGCTCTATTTTTTTTGATGCTAATTGGGTATATATTGCTGATGAAATTCCTGTAATAATACCGATAATTTTTAATGAATTAGACTTAATAAAAAAACCAGTGAGAATGATTAATAAGCTACTAATCAAGCCAATAATATTAATAGTTGTTTGCGAGTTATTTTTATTTTTAGTCATGATTATGATGAATTATTTATTGATAATTTAATTTGTTTTTATCTTGTCTATGTATTTATCTTGTTAGTTTATTGATTTTATGCAGTAAGGAGAAAGAATATTTTTTGTTAATAAAATGAAATACAATATAGTTTTTTCGAGGGTATAATACAAATAAAATAATCATAACACTCAACAGAATTCATGTCCTATAACCCTAGTCAATCAAGGTTAGAGAAAGAATTAGAAGCAATTTGCATTCCCGGTCATCCCGTCTGGAATAATTGGGGTTATCAAAAAGTACAGGAATATATTGAAACAAAATTAAACGCCTGTGGAAAAGTAGAAAAGCATATTTTTCCTAGCATGGAAATGGAAGGCTGTAACCTAATCCTTAAACTCGAAGGCAATAATCCCCAATTAGCACCGATTCTCATTGGCGCCCACTATGACGGTGTACCAGATACTGCGGCTGCAGATGATAACGGCACGGCGGTGGTGGCTTTACTTCAACTGGCGGAAATGTTCGCCCAACAATCTTTAAATCGCTCTCTCTGGTTAGTGGCATTTGATCAGGAAGAATGGGGCATGAGAGGAAGTAGTGCTTTAGCACGACACTTGAAAGAGCAAAAACAACCTTTGAAGTTAATGATTTCTTTGGAAATGTTAGGTTTTACCTGTGAGGTTCAGAATTACCCTCAACCTGAGATGTATCAATTATTTGGTAGTAAGGGAGATTATTTAGCTCTCGTTGCTAATCAGGAAATATACTTACTGGTACAGGAGATGAATGAAATTTTTAGTCGTCATCTACCGACAAGGTTTCTCTGTGTGCCTGATAGGGGAGCTAGTTTTCCTGAAATAACATTGAGTGATCATTCTCCCTTCTGGGAATGTGGTTATGACGGCTTATTGTTGACCGATACTGCTTTTTTGCGAAACCCTAACTATCATAAATATAGCGATACTATTGATAGTCTGGATTTAGACTTTTTTGCCAAAGTGGTGGAAGGATTGATTTTAGTGACAAAACATTTAACACAGAGTTAATTAATCGATTTGGCAAGATTGGGAGAAATTATTTTTGCTCATTGTTGCATAAATTATCAGTTTGAATTGGATAAATAAATAGAACCAAAATAACACACCAATTTAACCATAAAATTACAATCAGGACATAAGATATGCGACGACTCAACTTTTATTTTTCAATTATTCTTCATTCGGGGCTTGTTGCCTGTAGTGGATTAGTGGGCGGAGATCCAATAGTGATAGAATATTGTACAGAAATAGGTAATAGTAAATCTGTTTGCAGTTGTGCCGCCAAAAAGTTGAAGGCGAATGCCGAAGAAGATGTATATAGCAACTACATTCAGATTCTTAATAACACGAAGAACCTTTCCGAAGAGCATAATTTTGAGCAAGAAGCAGAGAATGTTGATGATCTTTCTGGGACTATTGGTATTTTGGTAAAAGGCACTACGCTCATCTTTAGTGCTGGGGAGGAAGCTGGATTAAATTGGATTGAAACACTCGGAACGCTCAGTACGATCGAGCCAATCCTTGAAAATGCTATTGTTGCCTGTGGTATGTGACCAATGAACTCTGCCTAGACTAAATTAGATAGTAGTTGAAACAGAATTATAAGTTAACCTAAATATAAGGTTCTTGTAACTAAGTGCAACGCAATTTACAAAGATACCATTGTTTCGCTCATTCATTGCATAAATTATCAATATAAACTGGATATATCCATAGAAACACAAATTATCACTTTATAGCAAAAATAAATTATGACTGATAACAAAAAAGCGACTAAACACTCCACCACCGAAACAAACATAAATGTTGAAGGTTTATCAGAAATTATTTTGGAATGTTATAAAAAAAATAATAAATTAAAAATAAGAGTTATTTCCGAAGGTTATGATTCAGAATTAAATGTTAGATTTCCTCGTGATTTAAGAGAAGAAGGGGCATTATATTCAGTAGAAACCATAGAAAAAACAAAAGGGAACTACTATTTAGTCAAAGGAAATATCACTAAAATTGATCAAGACTTAGATTCTGTCATTGCTAAAAATTCGGACTTAAATAATGAACAAAGTCAAACCATTCTCACAGAAGAAAAAACGTTAAAGGAAACCACGACTCCTCAAGATTTAACCGAATTGGCAAATGAACGTGCGGAAGCATCTGGGGAAACTACTACTTCTGAAAGGTTAAAAGAATTAGCAAATAAAAGTATTGAATTAGCTTGTCTGGTTGCACAAAATCCCCATTGTCCATCGGATTTACTGGCGGAGTTAGCTCATAATGAAGATAGGTTAATTCGTCAGGCAGTAACCAATAATCCCAATACTCCTAAAAATACTTTATTAAAAT
This is a stretch of genomic DNA from Cyanobacterium aponinum PCC 10605. It encodes these proteins:
- a CDS encoding 3'-5' exonuclease; translated protein: MTKNKNNSQTTINIIGLISSLLIILTGFFIKSNSLKIIGIITGISSAIYTQLASKKIEQESEISTILSESETSEIIEEKEQESEILTTLPESKTQKIIEEESERKENVIKYQYLEDEEIIKQTIDQLSNNSILWLDTETADWDKPKKRLSLLQITANPNDLTGESIYLLDLLDKNHLIDYFIQTIMVNENIQKVFHNASYDVKFLGGTNQVQNIFCTYKLSQKLSLEQLGTSNRQLKTLASYLCGFTIEENEQGSDWAMRPLTEKQIKYAVMDIIFLTQVHQKLEHIYNSFSVNQPEIKAENNPINNQEDINSKPSNFEEELKRLLNIQKEKNYQRVWVYHQIRSKFDLDLEKLKVIGQALGYHEKWAYYQGQEIIENEKNNNSFNRLTASTNNNQNTQNVSLSSNRLNITESAILFRITKTYSPDLSPEELYDATRGNWVLKERRENADYGFAVYKGIVKQVYRIHSWHFSGVITNGNERYCFEGEIAQDKQHYIGMNVAHYFPQGMAYPTRYVNC
- a CDS encoding M28 family peptidase, whose protein sequence is MEGCNLILKLEGNNPQLAPILIGAHYDGVPDTAAADDNGTAVVALLQLAEMFAQQSLNRSLWLVAFDQEEWGMRGSSALARHLKEQKQPLKLMISLEMLGFTCEVQNYPQPEMYQLFGSKGDYLALVANQEIYLLVQEMNEIFSRHLPTRFLCVPDRGASFPEITLSDHSPFWECGYDGLLLTDTAFLRNPNYHKYSDTIDSLDLDFFAKVVEGLILVTKHLTQS